Part of the Primulina huaijiensis isolate GDHJ02 chromosome 15, ASM1229523v2, whole genome shotgun sequence genome is shown below.
TGAATCTGTAGTGGTTTCAGCAAAAGAGATATTGGGGATGCAAGAGAGCTTAGGAAATGATGGGTTTCAAGTAGTTTGCTCTATGTTCGGGAATATGTACTTCAATGGCTCTGTCATGAAGCAGAAACACTGGGATATGTTGGGGCCAAAAAAGCCTGTACTGCGTGGACACGCAGATCCCTGGAACAAAGCAACCATAGTTCTAAATTTTAACGAATCaatttctaaattaaatatGTAGTTTCTATTTGGATTGCGTTGTTATTCATCTTTAGAGTAACAAAGTGagagtttaatttatttggCATGACGAGTTGAATTCTTTGTACCTAAAACGATAGTCGTCTTCCAAAATACAACGACCACTATTTCTAGATAGTTATACTGCcaatctcaaaattttcaagtcaCAAAATATTTATAGCTTCAGCAAGTCACTTAATACGAAAAAAATAGATTTGGATCCTCTACTGTGTTTTAAATACAGCACTTAGTGTTGTGCactttttacacgagatgatcacATGATCATCTTGTGGACATAACACcgtatgaaataaattttttcagaTTAAACGAGATGATCATGTGATCATCTCGTGTAGAAAAGTGCACATGTGAACATCACACCGTAtgtgataaatttaaaaagttgttaGATTAAACGAGATGATCATGTGATCATCTCGTATAAGAAGTACACAGTACTTGGTAGATAATCCAAATCCGAAAACAATACATCTCTTGTTCTTTCAGCTTTAATTCTTTTAATTGGAACTAACATGTAAACTATTTGACATATAATTAAGTTGAAATGGTCTTTTGCCAAAAACATAGAAAGGGCAAAAAGCAGATCCTACTCCCGCGTTTGCAGACGTCATTTGAGTTCTCAGAGTCTTTCTTCAGAAGTTGTTGCTGTTGACTTATAAATGAAACGACATTGGGTTAGGTAAATTCAATAAACTATAAGCAATATGTAAGTTATATAATGTATTTTACTTCATAGTTTTTGGATTCCAGGCTATTGATGATGTGTTATACGATGCATGTGGGAAGTTCTTATCTTTTTCACATTTGATAGGCAGCCAGTTATTGGGTAGAGGAGATAGGATACCAGCCATGGCATATGCAGCTCTGAATTCTCTTGCCATGACACTCGATCAATATTTGCAAAACCCAGATCCCTATTCAAATATTCATGTTGAGAAGAGACTTATTGAATCTCTCCTTCAAAAAATTGAGTTCTTGCTAGTGTTTTTAAAAGATTCATCTGATAAAAGCAGTGAAAAGCTGACCTATTTGGGGAAAAGAATAAGAGATGCAGCCTATGAAGCTGAAGATATCATAGATTTGCAACTAATCAATCATTCTCCTTCGACACGATGCTCTTCTTTCTGGATTAAGGCAATAAATTGTCTCTTGCCACTGTTTTCTGGGCTCAAAAAAGATGTCCCTGAGCTCGAGAGTTACGAGAAGGAGATGAAGCTCAGGGAATGCGTTCTCAAGCTGGAGAATGAAGACATGAGGAATATCGTTGAGGAATTTGATTCCATAACGGAGGAGGTGAAAATGTTTAGAGACGAAATGAGCTCTGACGTCCTAGAAGAAGTTGATTCCGCAATGGAACATGTGCCAAAGATTGACAAATTTGGCCTATATGATTTGCAGTCTAGGAGTTCTCTGAGGGCAAGTGGATCAAAACGTGCTCCCGATCCCTATAATTTAGTGGTGGGATTTTCTGATGACTTGATGCAAATTAAGAATCACCTAACTGAAGATTCTTCCAAGCTCGAAGTCATCTCAATAGTTGGGATGGGGGGAATTGGTAAGACCACTCTTGTAACAAGTGTTTACAACGATCAATATATCATCTATCATTTTGATATGCGGGCATGGGTCACTGTATCTCAGTCATATCATACTCGAAACATCTTGCTGGGTATACTGGGTTCGGTGACAAGGTTGACAGATAACATAGATGAGGAGACAGATGATCAATTAGGTGATCGTCTCTACAAAACTTTGATAGGTATGAGGTATCTCGTTGTTATAGATGATATATGGTCTATTCATGCTTGGGAATACATGAAAAGGATATTTCCAGATGACAATTCCGGAAGCCGAATCATCTTGACAACTCGGCTTGCTGAAATTGCTGCATATGCCAGCTCTTCCGGATCTATTCATCAGATGTCTCTCTTAAACATAGACAATAGTTGGAGTCTACTTTGTTCTAAGATTTTCGGTGAACAACCTTGCCCTTGGAAATTGAGAGAAATTGGGGAGAAAATTGCATTGAAATGCAAAGGACTTCCCCTTTCACTTGTGGTGATTGGTGGACTACTATCCAAGACAAATATGACACGAGGAGCGTGGTATGAGATTGCACGGAATGTAACTTCAATTGTGACTTCAAGTGATGAATGCTTGGAGATACTGAAATTGAGTTACAACTACTTGCCTCAACATTTGAAGGCTTGCTTTCTTTATATGGGTGTTTTTCCTGAAGATTATGGGATCTTGGCTTCCCAAATCACCAAGTTATGGGTTTCAGAGGGTTTCATAAAACAAGATCCTTGTGGAAGTTTGGAAGTGATCGCAGAGCGGTGTTTGGAGGAACTTGTCAAAAGGGGTATGGTTTTAGTGTCTAAGCATGATTCTGAAGGCAAAATCAAATTGTGCATGGTCCATGACCTCTTACGTGATATCTGTGTGACAGAAGCAAACAAGGAGAAGTTTCTACATGTGACGGAATGGTATGTCAATATATTTCCAGAAAGTTCATATAGTCAGCGACGAATAAGCATTCATCGCAACAATATGAGTGACTATCTTTTTAGATCCACACCGTCAATTGCATTTAACCGTTCCCTTATATTTATTGGACAACACAATATTTCCTCGAGTGTTTTCTTAAAGTTCAAGCTACTAAGGGTTCTGGATGCTATTAAAGTACacttttataaatttccttCAGAGATTCTGGAACTTTCGAATCTGCGGTACGTTGCTTTGAGTTTGAGGTACAAGGGAGATATACCCGCATCAATATCCACACTCTGGAAACTAGAAACACTAATTATTTGTCAGGAATTTGATATGTTAAGGTTTAAAGATATACCAGTGGAAATTTGGAAAATGCAACACTTGAGGCATGTAGAGTTAACAAATGCTTGTTTTCTTGATCCCGTTGGTGCACAATTTGATATCAATGAGAAACTTGTAAGCCTTTCGTGCTTACACACATTGGTAGGAATTATGAATTTGAGATTCACTGATAATATGTTGAAAAGGATTCAGAACGTTGAGAAACTGGTAGTTTCATATGTGCCTTCTGTCTGTTTGGGAGAAGGGTGGGCAGAATGTCATTTTGAGAATATGATCAATCTACATCATCTCAAAACTTTGAAATTCCAAGTATACCCTTCCGCTTTTATCATCAGCTCCTGTCCAGCATTGAAGTTGAAGCTTGCATTCCCACGGACTCTTAAAATACTGACTTTAAGTGGATGTGCAATGCCTTGGCATGATTTGACAATTGTTGGTTCATTACCCCATCTTGAAGTACTTAAATTGAGAGATCATGCATGCTTGGGGCCCGAGTGGGAACCAAACGAAGGGGAATTCTGTCGACTAAAACATTTGGTTCTCGAAGGTACAAACTTGAAGCACTGGAAAGCTGATCATGAAAGCTTTCCACACCTTCAGCGCCTCATTCTTCGGATGTGCTATGAGTTGGTCGAGATACCTTGTGGGATGGGAGAAAGTCCAACTCTTTCTGTGATTGAGTTGTTTGATTGCAAAGATTCTGCCTTGACTTCAGCACAACAAATACTGGAGATGCAGCAGAGCTTGGGAAATGATGATTTTCAAGTTGTGGTCAATTCTAAATGGAAAGACAATAGTTCAATTCGCTTTCTTGGTCCAAAGGTACAATTCTCTCTTGTCTCGACTGCAGTACCGATCAAAAAGATTGTTGTACCCCTGATCCCATTGATAACGAGTGGaaagatttttttatgaattgttTCTATCTACGGCCAATCTATGTGTGGtagaagaaaaatgaaatggAGTTTTTTGGAACAGTAGAAAACTAAATCAACTTGGTCATTTAGacgaaaaaaaaaagtgttaaCTACTTCAAATAGTCAAATCAAGAAGTTACAATTGGtcaaatgaaagaaaaagaTTTAAGGAAAATCCATGGACCGACCCCATCATCTCCACCCCGTAGGAACTACGAGAACACCCCAAGGGCGCCTTCGGCTCAGTTTGGTGAAATACGTCAGTTAAAGTCTATCGAGAAAACCAACTTCATCAAGTTCATTTCCTCAAACTCTTGGTAAAAGCTTCCTTGATCTGTAATGAACTTTGACCAATTTGAATGAAGATACTTTTACTTTcaggtttaaaggaattaagctATGTAGAAAGCAATCACCTTCATGTGAAACATTGCGAAAACACTTGTCGAGGCCTAAATAAGACTGCATAAACAAACTTTCATGCTATCCTTCCAGATATCAAAATCCAATCTTTGCTGACTTTTTAGGCTTGTTTCTCATTATTGCAGTTTTATCAGTACAGTACCCGTGGATAAAAGGAGATTGATCTCTTGTAATGGACTCTCTGAAATTGATAATGACCATCATTTGACTTGCAATTTGTAGAGTTCCAAGACTCAGAATTATAATAACAGAGACTGTAAGTTGTTGGTCGAGGAAGAATAAAGGAGCTATGTTTTATCCAGAGGAGTAAGGTAGAATGGGTTAGAAAGTTTGccagaaattttatatttttggttgcGAGATTGTTAGAATTTGTATATTTTGGAATTGTTTTCTTCATATTTTAGTGGACTTGCAAGGATTTGTCATGACATTATTTGTCTATATCAAACCCaactataatataatataatataatataataatttattatacgattttaaaattttataaatattcaaCGTACTTATTAAAATtcacatatatcttatttgataTAATAATGTGAATTGCTAGTttagatatgatatttaaaataatattgttttgtcataaaatactaaaactaaaTCAAATATAGACTTGAAATTTTAGCAGTGTTACAAAGACAAAGTTTTATAATTTAACGGAGTAGGTCTTTTATAAGACGGTCGCACGGATCTTTACTCGTGAGACGTATCAattatgtccatatttacaataaaaattaatatatttgacataaaaagtaatattttttcgtgagtGACCCATGTAAAATATCTGTTTCATAAAATTacctcgtgagaccgtctcaggACAATATCTTGATAAAAATCTTTGACAATTATATTTCCATCTGTTTTTTAAAAACGtagtttaaaattaattaatgaatttcgttttgaaattatttattatttaattagaaaataGGTGATTGAGAAGTGGGGTCCATATCTACTTGCCATATAAAGTAAGAAAGCAATGTGCGTTTCAGTTGAATAACTTTCCAGAAATCGAGTGGATAACGGAAACCACCGTTGAATTTCCACTCCACTTCAGCTACCGCCGGCGGTTGTGCGATGTCGTTTTGAGGCTTCAGCCGAGCCACGATGAGCTTTAGTTTCAGATCCTCTAACGTTTCCTCTCTCGCTGTTTCCGAGTGGAAGTTATCTCAAATCTTCGGCGATAAACTACCCGGAGAAGAATTGCAAAATAGTAATTTTACTTCTTTTCATCCATCTTTCTTCAAAAACTTGGTTTTAATATTATCACTGTCTGATGTTTTTGTGCATTTTCAGTTGATATTATAACTGCAGTTCAATTCGACAAGAGTGGTAATCACCTTGCTGTAGGCGATCGCGGTGGTCGGGTCGTAATTTTCGAGAGAACAGATGGTAAAGAGGTgtgaattttttccttttttttggtCTGTTTTATCTGGTAAGGAAGTTTTGGTATTTAACGACAGTAGTACAATTATGCAGGCGTGATTTATTTTGGTGCTGTTTAAAGCGATGGCAATGATTGATGTGGCATAATGTTGACGACTTGtgtgaaatgttttatttaatcaaaGTTACTCTCTTGctagaaatgttttttttttggttgttgAACACACAGAGTGATTACATAAGAAATTGGAGTTATCTTTGGATCGCAAAAGTTATTGAATTTGTAAAAactatgaaaagcatgctgctTTGAAGACATTGTCGGTTTCATAGTAGCTAATTATTTGTTCTCACTGGTAATGCAGGAGTCGCTAGAAGGCACTTCACGGGATGAGTTTGAGAAAACTGATTTTATTGTTTCGCGGTATCCAAAATTTCGATATAAAACTGAGTTCCAAAGTCATGAGCCAGAGGTATGTTCCATAACTTGTAATCTATTAAACAATTAATGTGTTGGAATGcttatttttggtgatgttgatTTAACACTGAATTTTTTTGACTATACATGTTTTACAGTTTGACTATTTAAAGAGCAttgaaattgaagaaaagatcAACGAAATCAGGTGGTGTGTGACACCTAATGGCTCATTATATATTCTATCGACAAATGACAAGACTACTAAACTATGGAAGGT
Proteins encoded:
- the LOC140958603 gene encoding putative late blight resistance protein homolog R1A-3; amino-acid sequence: MAYAALNSLAMTLDQYLQNPDPYSNIHVEKRLIESLLQKIEFLLVFLKDSSDKSSEKLTYLGKRIRDAAYEAEDIIDLQLINHSPSTRCSSFWIKAINCLLPLFSGLKKDVPELESYEKEMKLRECVLKLENEDMRNIVEEFDSITEEVKMFRDEMSSDVLEEVDSAMEHVPKIDKFGLYDLQSRSSLRASGSKRAPDPYNLVVGFSDDLMQIKNHLTEDSSKLEVISIVGMGGIGKTTLVTSVYNDQYIIYHFDMRAWVTVSQSYHTRNILLGILGSVTRLTDNIDEETDDQLGDRLYKTLIGMRYLVVIDDIWSIHAWEYMKRIFPDDNSGSRIILTTRLAEIAAYASSSGSIHQMSLLNIDNSWSLLCSKIFGEQPCPWKLREIGEKIALKCKGLPLSLVVIGGLLSKTNMTRGAWYEIARNVTSIVTSSDECLEILKLSYNYLPQHLKACFLYMGVFPEDYGILASQITKLWVSEGFIKQDPCGSLEVIAERCLEELVKRGMVLVSKHDSEGKIKLCMVHDLLRDICVTEANKEKFLHVTEWYVNIFPESSYSQRRISIHRNNMSDYLFRSTPSIAFNRSLIFIGQHNISSSVFLKFKLLRVLDAIKVHFYKFPSEILELSNLRYVALSLRYKGDIPASISTLWKLETLIICQEFDMLRFKDIPVEIWKMQHLRHVELTNACFLDPVGAQFDINEKLVSLSCLHTLVGIMNLRFTDNMLKRIQNVEKLVVSYVPSVCLGEGWAECHFENMINLHHLKTLKFQVYPSAFIISSCPALKLKLAFPRTLKILTLSGCAMPWHDLTIVGSLPHLEVLKLRDHACLGPEWEPNEGEFCRLKHLVLEGTNLKHWKADHESFPHLQRLILRMCYELVEIPCGMGESPTLSVIELFDCKDSALTSAQQILEMQQSLGNDDFQVVVNSKWKDNSSIRFLGPKFYQYSTRG